Proteins from a genomic interval of Methanococcoides sp. AM1:
- a CDS encoding protease inhibitor I42 family protein yields MSKYTGMGILVLITIVVVTVTAFSMGCTENGETDLTDDVEIVESGTVFNEDANASEVTMEQNDLIVLKLKENPTTGYSWELTVPEGLTLVEDDFVIAPEDEDLVGAGGIHEWKLQAETEGTYEISAIYKRPWENTTGEEDTFSMTVTVLASGEHDGEDDADGDDTIVDEDDTEYIVGDAVVDEIEILMMESFPLQVSVVATGYLPDGCTIIDGENIDVTMDGNTFNVALKTKRPADAMCTQALVPFEVNIPLDVYGLEAGVYTVDVNGVTDTFEFTVDNVIE; encoded by the coding sequence ATGTCAAAATATACAGGTATGGGCATTCTGGTTCTGATAACGATCGTAGTGGTGACCGTAACTGCCTTTTCCATGGGCTGCACCGAAAATGGGGAAACGGATCTTACCGATGATGTGGAGATCGTTGAATCAGGAACTGTGTTCAATGAGGATGCAAATGCAAGTGAGGTTACAATGGAACAAAATGATCTCATTGTGCTGAAGCTTAAAGAGAACCCGACAACAGGTTATTCCTGGGAGCTCACGGTCCCTGAAGGCCTGACACTGGTGGAAGACGATTTTGTAATTGCTCCGGAGGATGAAGATCTGGTGGGAGCAGGTGGCATCCATGAATGGAAGCTTCAGGCAGAAACCGAAGGAACCTACGAGATCTCTGCGATCTACAAGAGACCCTGGGAAAACACAACCGGTGAGGAAGATACCTTCAGCATGACCGTAACTGTACTCGCTTCAGGTGAACATGACGGCGAGGATGATGCTGATGGAGATGATACGATCGTGGATGAAGATGACACTGAATACATAGTTGGTGATGCTGTGGTCGATGAGATCGAGATATTGATGATGGAATCGTTCCCACTGCAGGTCAGCGTTGTTGCTACAGGATACCTTCCTGATGGATGCACTATTATCGATGGGGAGAACATCGATGTCACAATGGATGGTAACACCTTCAATGTAGCCCTGAAGACCAAAAGGCCGGCAGATGCCATGTGTACCCAGGCACTTGTACCATTTGAAGTGAACATCCCTCTGGATGTGTATGGTCTTGAAGCAGGTGTTTATACGGTGGATGTGAATGGTGTGACGGATACCTTCGAGTTCACTGTTGACAATGTGATCGAGTGA
- a CDS encoding UbiX family flavin prenyltransferase: MEIVIGISGASGAQYGVRLLELLADMDIDTHLILTKAAEKIIEVETDLTIEGIKELATSVHDENDFTAPIASGSHPFAGMIIAPCSMKTLASVANGTSDNLIARTADVCLKDRRKLILMTRETPLSGIHIENMLKAHNAGAILLPACPAYYNRPESIDDLINFMAGRALDLIGVDNDAYKRWK, translated from the coding sequence ATGGAGATAGTTATCGGGATAAGTGGCGCATCCGGTGCACAGTATGGTGTCCGCCTGCTTGAGCTTCTGGCAGATATGGACATAGATACACATCTGATACTCACAAAGGCTGCAGAGAAGATCATCGAAGTCGAGACCGACCTGACAATCGAAGGCATAAAAGAATTGGCAACATCAGTACATGATGAAAATGACTTCACCGCACCCATAGCAAGTGGATCTCACCCTTTTGCAGGCATGATCATAGCACCCTGCAGCATGAAAACACTTGCATCGGTGGCAAACGGAACCTCAGATAACCTCATTGCACGCACAGCCGATGTGTGCCTTAAGGACAGGAGAAAGCTCATCCTAATGACCAGGGAGACCCCACTCAGTGGTATCCACATAGAGAATATGCTAAAAGCACATAATGCCGGAGCAATCCTGCTACCCGCATGTCCTGCATATTACAACCGACCGGAATCCATCGATGACCTCATCAATTTCATGGCAGGACGAGCACTCGACCTTATAGGTGTCGACAATGATGCCTACAAACGCTGGAAGTGA
- a CDS encoding HD domain-containing protein: MKVIRDPVHGYIELDQLVLSLIDTPQMQRLRRIQQLGLSNLVYPGANHTRFEHSLGVMHLATTLTSQLNSIEKDEKDEIRAAALLHDVGHGPLSHVTESLIKQYTRQRHEDVKPILKKGEIAEILDEHGLDPVTIADHIKGETSLGKIVNSEIDVDRMDYLVRDAHYTGVAFGLVDHARLIHEMQFYEDNLVVGLGGLKAAESLLVSRFLMHPSVYYHHVSRIAETMFTRAVQDLINKKTLDPFKLRQMEDARLFEMIRADDGYAGELGKRLDERRLYKRALHVGIDAVGENVLRYRGKVDRVENEIAEMVGIDSSEILIDIPKRPEIAEMKALIKVDGKMLRLDEASNIVATIENAHQDNWRMGVYTIKEHRDTVRKAAQEFFDTKKGTKQFRLTDL; this comes from the coding sequence ATGAAAGTCATTCGGGATCCGGTACACGGGTACATAGAACTGGACCAGCTTGTATTGTCATTGATAGATACACCCCAAATGCAGCGTTTAAGGAGAATTCAGCAGTTGGGACTGTCCAATCTTGTATATCCCGGAGCAAACCATACTCGTTTTGAACATTCCCTTGGAGTAATGCACCTTGCAACTACACTTACATCCCAGCTAAACTCGATCGAGAAAGATGAAAAGGATGAGATCCGTGCAGCTGCACTTCTTCATGACGTCGGTCACGGGCCACTGTCACATGTCACAGAAAGTCTCATAAAGCAGTATACACGCCAGAGACATGAAGATGTGAAACCTATCCTCAAAAAAGGTGAGATCGCAGAGATACTGGACGAACATGGACTCGATCCTGTGACCATTGCAGACCACATAAAAGGTGAAACATCACTGGGAAAGATCGTGAACAGCGAGATCGATGTTGATCGCATGGACTATCTGGTGAGGGATGCTCATTACACAGGTGTTGCTTTCGGGCTTGTTGACCATGCACGCCTGATCCATGAAATGCAGTTCTACGAAGACAATCTGGTTGTCGGACTGGGAGGTCTGAAAGCTGCAGAATCGCTCCTCGTCTCACGTTTCCTTATGCACCCATCGGTCTATTACCACCACGTATCCAGAATAGCCGAAACGATGTTCACGAGGGCTGTGCAGGACCTTATCAACAAGAAGACACTCGACCCGTTCAAACTGCGCCAGATGGAGGATGCCAGATTGTTCGAGATGATAAGGGCTGACGATGGATACGCAGGTGAACTTGGAAAACGACTTGATGAAAGAAGGCTTTACAAACGTGCTCTTCATGTTGGCATTGATGCTGTTGGTGAGAACGTCCTGCGTTACAGGGGAAAGGTCGACAGGGTGGAAAATGAGATCGCTGAGATGGTTGGTATCGACAGCAGCGAGATCCTGATCGATATCCCAAAGCGGCCGGAGATAGCAGAGATGAAAGCACTGATCAAGGTCGACGGGAAGATGCTGAGACTTGATGAAGCCTCCAATATTGTGGCTACGATAGAGAATGCCCATCAGGATAACTGGAGAATGGGCGTATACACCATTAAGGAACACAGGGATACTGTCAGGAAAGCTGCACAGGAATTCTTTGATACAAAGAAGGGAACAAAGCAGTTCAGACTTACAGACCTATGA
- a CDS encoding TIGR00375 family protein, with protein sequence MQINADLHLHSKYSMACSNKMELPTIAVEAKKKGIDLVATGDCIHPKWLDEIKNAATDDETILINETYFIPTTEIEDKNRVHHLLILPSISKAEELAETMSRYADLAVDGRPTVKLDGSEIAQIAKDIGALIGPCHAFTPWTALYAYHDSLKSCYGDLTDYISFVELGLSADTDYADRISELHRLTFLTNSDAHSPWSNKLAREFTRFEVPSIDFEGLEKAILRKEGYKATLNVGFFPEEGKYNESACIKCFTHYTLEECIQQNWRCPQCRGLVKKGVQDRVNELADLPTPVHPDHRPDYLHLAPLAEIIMMALGHASITTKGVRTAWDLLVEKFGNEVAVLLDANPDQLDIVDQRIVDAILAFRNGEVIIHPGGGGQYGRIGLPDSESKLKEAPKNSKSQSSLFDF encoded by the coding sequence ATGCAGATCAATGCTGATCTCCACCTCCATTCTAAATATTCCATGGCGTGCTCCAATAAGATGGAGCTGCCGACAATTGCTGTAGAGGCGAAGAAAAAAGGCATCGACCTTGTGGCTACAGGCGACTGTATCCACCCGAAATGGCTCGATGAAATTAAAAATGCCGCTACGGATGATGAGACAATTCTCATCAATGAAACTTATTTTATTCCTACCACAGAGATCGAGGATAAGAACCGCGTCCACCATCTCCTGATCCTGCCATCCATCTCAAAGGCCGAAGAGCTGGCAGAGACCATGTCAAGATATGCCGACCTGGCAGTTGATGGCAGACCCACGGTAAAACTCGACGGCAGTGAGATAGCACAGATAGCAAAGGACATCGGTGCACTGATCGGACCCTGCCATGCATTCACCCCCTGGACAGCCCTGTATGCATACCATGACTCACTCAAAAGCTGCTACGGTGATCTGACAGACTATATCTCATTCGTAGAGCTGGGACTAAGTGCTGATACTGATTACGCAGACCGCATCAGCGAACTTCACAGGCTCACCTTCCTGACAAACTCCGATGCACACTCCCCCTGGTCCAACAAGCTCGCACGCGAGTTCACCCGATTTGAAGTTCCATCCATTGATTTCGAAGGACTGGAAAAGGCCATCCTGCGCAAGGAAGGCTACAAGGCCACCCTGAACGTAGGGTTCTTCCCGGAAGAGGGAAAGTACAACGAGTCCGCATGCATCAAGTGCTTCACCCACTACACCCTCGAGGAATGCATACAGCAGAACTGGCGGTGCCCTCAATGCAGGGGACTGGTCAAGAAAGGCGTGCAGGACAGGGTGAACGAGCTTGCGGACCTGCCAACCCCGGTACACCCCGACCATCGCCCGGATTACCTCCATCTCGCACCTCTTGCAGAGATCATCATGATGGCACTGGGACATGCCAGCATTACCACCAAAGGCGTAAGAACAGCATGGGACCTACTAGTAGAAAAGTTCGGCAACGAAGTTGCAGTGCTACTGGATGCAAATCCAGACCAGCTTGACATCGTAGATCAACGAATCGTCGATGCCATACTGGCATTCCGAAATGGCGAGGTCATCATCCACCCCGGAGGCGGTGGCCAGTACGGACGGATAGGACTCCCGGACTCAGAGAGCAAGCTAAAGGAAGCTCCAAAGAACAGCAAAAGCCAGAGTTCCCTTTTCGACTTCTAA
- a CDS encoding DNA alkylation repair protein gives MGTVLVGTTEEIFDEIITKLEELSDPEMIEGMSHFWITPEKCYGVSIPELRKVAKETGKDHELALMLWDKGYRETMILASMVDDPKQVSEKQMEAWVRDFDYWEICDQCCMNLFQKTPHSYRKAIEWSSRKEEFVKRSGFVLMARMAVADKKAEGPVFEDFFPLIEKESIDARNFVKKAVNWALRQIGKRNLELNKKAIEVSQRLTGSNLASARWIGTDALKELTSEAVQKRLHK, from the coding sequence ATGGGGACTGTTCTTGTGGGTACAACAGAAGAAATCTTTGATGAGATCATAACTAAACTGGAAGAACTGAGTGATCCTGAGATGATAGAAGGCATGTCACATTTCTGGATAACTCCTGAGAAGTGCTACGGCGTGTCGATTCCGGAGCTGAGAAAGGTTGCAAAAGAGACCGGTAAGGATCATGAATTGGCTCTCATGTTGTGGGATAAGGGCTATAGGGAGACGATGATACTTGCTTCCATGGTGGATGATCCAAAGCAGGTCAGTGAAAAACAGATGGAAGCGTGGGTCAGGGACTTTGATTACTGGGAAATATGCGACCAGTGCTGTATGAACCTCTTCCAGAAAACCCCTCATTCTTACAGGAAAGCTATCGAGTGGAGCTCCCGTAAAGAGGAGTTTGTAAAACGCTCGGGCTTTGTCCTCATGGCAAGGATGGCTGTGGCTGACAAGAAGGCGGAGGGTCCGGTTTTCGAGGACTTTTTCCCGCTGATCGAAAAGGAATCCATCGATGCACGCAATTTTGTGAAAAAAGCTGTCAACTGGGCTTTGAGGCAGATCGGCAAACGCAACCTCGAGTTGAACAAAAAAGCCATCGAAGTATCACAAAGGCTTACAGGCTCGAATCTTGCCAGTGCCAGATGGATAGGGACTGATGCACTAAAAGAGCTTACCAGTGAAGCTGTCCAGAAGCGTCTGCACAAATGA
- the crcB gene encoding fluoride efflux transporter CrcB, producing MTLPERTQDLASIAFGGFLGAVSRYAVSSSTLSPNGTLAVNVVGSLLLGMMMYDYDYLGHISQRTRLTFGTGFMGAFTTFSTFAVETYTLGGTSAIFNIGSNLALTLLAVFLGRGIIVYLFRRKGDAHRN from the coding sequence ATGACACTCCCGGAACGAACACAGGACCTGGCAAGTATAGCATTCGGAGGATTTTTAGGTGCTGTTTCCAGATATGCAGTTTCATCCAGCACGCTCTCACCTAATGGAACACTGGCCGTGAATGTGGTTGGAAGCCTTCTTCTGGGAATGATGATGTATGATTATGATTACCTTGGTCACATAAGCCAGAGGACACGGCTTACATTTGGCACAGGCTTCATGGGAGCTTTTACGACCTTTTCTACTTTCGCCGTTGAAACCTACACGCTTGGAGGGACCTCTGCGATCTTTAATATAGGAAGTAATCTCGCACTGACCCTATTAGCAGTGTTCCTCGGAAGAGGCATTATCGTCTACCTGTTCAGGAGGAAAGGAGATGCCCACAGGAATTGA
- the cofD gene encoding 2-phospho-L-lactate transferase, translated as MIVLSGGTGTPKLIDGLRQVLPEEDITVVVNTAEDLWVSGNLITPDIDTVLYLLSGRIDKDKWWGVRDDTFSTHEAMKLAGHDEGMMIGDLDRATHIMRSELLRQDLSLTEAIQEMTSSFGIRSRVLPMSDDPVSTMITTPSGRIHFQEFWVKQHGEPEVLEVSQDMIEDASISPGVIEALEKEDEVLIGPSNPITSIGPIIGLPGMRDILKEKKVVAVSPIIGREPISGPAGKLMAACGLDVSSAGVAECYNDILDTMVLDVRDAAAGDIVKDMGINVFFTDTLMRSADISKDLAENIIGIFNTI; from the coding sequence ATGATCGTATTGTCCGGTGGAACAGGAACTCCCAAATTGATCGATGGTTTAAGACAAGTCCTTCCTGAAGAGGATATCACTGTGGTCGTGAACACAGCTGAAGACCTGTGGGTATCAGGAAATCTTATCACGCCTGATATTGATACTGTGCTTTATTTGCTCTCTGGCAGGATCGATAAGGATAAATGGTGGGGTGTCAGGGATGATACTTTCAGTACACATGAGGCAATGAAGCTTGCCGGTCATGATGAAGGGATGATGATAGGCGATCTTGACAGGGCTACTCACATAATGCGGTCTGAACTGTTAAGGCAGGACCTTTCCCTTACAGAAGCTATACAGGAAATGACATCTTCATTTGGCATTAGGTCCCGTGTATTACCAATGTCGGATGATCCTGTATCTACAATGATAACAACACCCTCCGGCAGGATCCATTTTCAGGAGTTCTGGGTAAAGCAACATGGTGAGCCTGAGGTGTTAGAGGTTTCACAGGATATGATCGAGGATGCATCCATATCTCCGGGGGTGATTGAAGCTCTGGAGAAGGAGGATGAGGTCCTGATAGGTCCCAGCAATCCGATCACAAGTATAGGTCCGATCATTGGCCTGCCGGGTATGCGCGATATCCTCAAAGAAAAAAAAGTAGTTGCAGTAAGTCCTATCATAGGACGAGAACCCATAAGTGGCCCGGCAGGAAAGCTAATGGCTGCATGCGGGCTCGATGTGTCTTCAGCAGGTGTTGCAGAGTGCTACAATGATATCCTTGATACTATGGTCCTCGATGTCCGGGATGCAGCAGCAGGCGATATTGTAAAGGATATGGGGATCAATGTCTTCTTTACGGATACTTTGATGAGGTCTGCGGATATAAGCAAGGATCTTGCAGAGAACATCATCGGTATTTTCAATACTATATAA
- a CDS encoding YhbY family RNA-binding protein, which translates to MDKEKLYKLKSEATHLKPMLNVGKGGVSDQLIIELKKLIKDRHLVKVKVLKSASYEEEDGIDGIAEKLAYATRATIIDVRGHSVVLYR; encoded by the coding sequence ATGGATAAAGAAAAGCTGTACAAACTAAAGTCTGAAGCAACCCACTTAAAGCCTATGTTAAATGTAGGCAAAGGCGGGGTTTCCGACCAACTGATAATCGAACTGAAGAAACTAATTAAAGATCGGCATCTTGTCAAAGTTAAGGTCTTAAAGAGTGCTTCTTACGAGGAAGAGGATGGAATTGACGGCATTGCTGAAAAGCTTGCATATGCCACAAGGGCAACGATCATTGATGTAAGGGGGCACTCAGTAGTACTTTACCGCTAA
- a CDS encoding DUF190 domain-containing protein, with protein sequence MTSAILRIYLSENDCCDGKPAHEMILEFMRDSNISGATVLHGIEGYGVHSKIHTTSILRLSTDLPIIVEAVDSEEKIRKILPELCRMIPKELITLQKVEIISGENI encoded by the coding sequence ATGACATCAGCTATTCTCAGAATATACCTTAGTGAGAACGATTGCTGCGATGGAAAACCTGCACATGAGATGATACTTGAATTTATGAGAGATTCAAATATCTCCGGTGCAACCGTTCTTCATGGTATCGAAGGATACGGAGTTCATAGCAAGATACATACAACAAGCATCCTGAGACTTAGCACAGACCTGCCGATCATTGTGGAAGCAGTCGATTCCGAAGAAAAGATAAGAAAGATCCTCCCTGAACTTTGCAGGATGATCCCAAAAGAACTTATCACCTTGCAAAAAGTAGAGATCATTTCAGGGGAGAATATCTGA
- a CDS encoding ABC transporter permease encodes MPYELFIALRHLKSRRRQSLISISAIGIAVTILVISNAFMAGFTEEIYDVTVENLPHVVVTPDEEEEYIHFYNSIIPNIESIEGVVGTSPALEGEATLRYKEQTLNVFMRGIEPEKEDSVSHISEDIVEGDIYKLIHSKNTIVIGDSLAEDLDVKIGDKLSVNFPTANPASYEIVGIFDTGTPADDILTYTSLKTAQEFYDTGDAINVINIRLADYNEDKNIAKEIEGLGYEASGWTATNPEILQTITIETTSNNIILALILLIASFGVVSTLNMVVMEKVKEIGVLMAMGAPASTIRRIFILESGILGLIGAVIGSILGAAIALMIGSYPVPAEFYGIEKIPVIIRISDILITVVAVFVLNLIAGVYPAQRAARLDPLEAISTH; translated from the coding sequence ATGCCATACGAACTGTTCATTGCCCTCAGACATCTAAAAAGCAGGCGACGTCAGTCGCTTATATCCATAAGTGCTATTGGGATCGCGGTAACTATACTTGTGATCTCGAACGCTTTTATGGCAGGATTCACAGAAGAGATCTATGATGTGACCGTCGAGAACCTTCCACATGTGGTCGTTACTCCTGATGAGGAAGAAGAATACATCCATTTCTACAATAGCATCATTCCAAACATCGAAAGTATTGAGGGGGTGGTGGGAACCTCGCCTGCCCTGGAAGGGGAAGCTACGCTTCGATACAAGGAACAGACACTCAACGTCTTTATGAGAGGGATAGAACCCGAAAAGGAAGATTCTGTATCCCACATCTCAGAGGATATAGTAGAAGGGGATATCTACAAGCTTATCCACTCCAAGAATACAATTGTGATCGGGGACAGCCTTGCAGAGGATCTTGATGTGAAGATCGGCGATAAGCTATCCGTAAACTTCCCCACAGCAAACCCGGCATCTTATGAAATAGTAGGGATCTTTGACACAGGAACACCTGCAGATGATATTCTTACATACACTTCCCTGAAGACAGCACAGGAATTCTATGATACCGGTGATGCCATCAATGTCATCAACATCCGTCTGGCAGACTATAACGAAGACAAGAATATCGCAAAAGAGATCGAAGGTCTCGGCTATGAAGCATCCGGCTGGACAGCAACAAATCCGGAGATCCTGCAGACGATCACAATTGAAACAACATCCAACAACATAATACTCGCACTCATACTCCTGATAGCATCGTTCGGGGTGGTCAGTACACTAAACATGGTAGTAATGGAAAAGGTCAAAGAGATAGGAGTTCTAATGGCCATGGGAGCACCTGCTTCCACAATACGCAGGATCTTTATTCTGGAGAGTGGCATCCTTGGATTGATCGGTGCGGTTATCGGTTCCATACTTGGAGCTGCCATTGCCCTGATGATAGGAAGTTATCCCGTTCCTGCTGAGTTTTATGGCATTGAGAAGATACCAGTGATCATCCGTATATCAGATATACTTATAACTGTTGTCGCCGTATTTGTACTCAATCTCATTGCAGGTGTTTACCCTGCCCAGCGCGCAGCCAGGCTGGATCCCTTAGAGGCAATTTCAACACATTGA
- a CDS encoding DUF3795 domain-containing protein, with protein MSTIEIGCCGAYCKTCREFKNKNCRGCKLGYEDGERDINRAKCKMKLCCFRDKKYETCADCPEWESCDIVQEWYAKGYSRGKCRQSIEFIRKEGYGEFIKMADRWKNHYGKLD; from the coding sequence ATGTCTACAATTGAGATCGGTTGCTGTGGGGCTTATTGCAAGACCTGTCGTGAGTTCAAGAACAAGAACTGTCGCGGATGCAAGCTGGGCTATGAGGATGGGGAACGCGACATCAACAGGGCAAAGTGCAAGATGAAGCTGTGCTGTTTCAGGGATAAGAAGTACGAAACTTGTGCCGATTGTCCGGAATGGGAATCATGTGATATTGTTCAGGAATGGTATGCGAAGGGCTATTCCCGCGGGAAATGCAGGCAATCTATCGAGTTCATCCGGAAAGAGGGCTACGGGGAGTTCATCAAAATGGCTGACAGATGGAAAAACCATTATGGAAAGCTTGATTGA
- a CDS encoding ubiquitin-like small modifier protein 1, protein MAKIKLFANLRESAGESELEMQGDNVQEILDGLLKRYPQLQELIFNDAEGNRELRSYINILINGNNILHLEGLDTIVNDDDEIAIFPPVSGG, encoded by the coding sequence ATGGCAAAAATAAAGTTATTTGCAAATCTCAGGGAGTCAGCAGGAGAATCTGAACTGGAGATGCAAGGAGATAACGTACAGGAGATCCTTGATGGCCTTCTCAAAAGATACCCTCAGCTCCAGGAACTGATATTCAATGATGCCGAAGGGAACAGGGAACTTCGAAGCTACATTAACATACTCATAAATGGAAACAACATCCTGCATCTTGAAGGGCTGGATACCATTGTCAATGATGACGATGAGATCGCAATATTCCCACCGGTATCGGGTGGCTGA
- the crcB gene encoding fluoride efflux transporter CrcB: MPTGIEAVLLVGLGGSIGSCLRYLVSGVVPLLKGLPTGTLLVNVIGSTILSTLTFLSVPYASFHLINIGILGSFTTFSTFAYESFKLLEEGRTALFVSNITLNLLLCLSGVYIGQQIASLI, from the coding sequence ATGCCCACAGGAATTGAAGCAGTGCTGCTGGTGGGACTTGGTGGCTCCATAGGATCCTGCCTAAGGTATCTTGTATCAGGGGTCGTACCGCTTTTGAAAGGACTTCCCACGGGAACCCTTCTTGTGAATGTCATCGGGAGCACCATACTATCCACATTGACATTTCTCTCAGTACCATACGCCAGCTTTCACCTTATCAACATAGGGATCCTCGGCTCCTTCACAACGTTCTCAACCTTTGCATACGAAAGCTTCAAGCTGCTGGAAGAGGGTCGCACAGCACTATTTGTGTCTAATATTACACTCAATCTTTTGCTTTGTCTTTCAGGGGTTTACATCGGACAGCAGATAGCAAGTTTAATCTAA